A portion of the Sphingobacterium spiritivorum genome contains these proteins:
- a CDS encoding transcriptional repressor: MELPGKRNYYVTLKRILETVHASGHKLTRQREIVIQMICKLKIIDDVEQIWLRLKDEFDIALATIYSTIKLLCSLGLMGVKYQTDTRKRIYRLANR; the protein is encoded by the coding sequence ATGGAACTACCAGGCAAAAGAAACTATTATGTAACGCTCAAAAGAATATTGGAAACGGTTCATGCCTCTGGACATAAATTGACCAGACAGCGTGAGATAGTGATACAGATGATCTGTAAGCTCAAAATTATAGATGATGTAGAGCAGATATGGCTCCGGTTAAAAGATGAATTTGATATTGCATTGGCAACTATATACAGTACAATAAAGCTTTTATGCTCCTTAGGGTTGATGGGGGTGAAGTATCAGACTGATACCCGGAAACGTATATATCGATTGGCAAATCGATAA
- a CDS encoding siderophore-interacting protein, which produces MEQTAIARHIFHVSKKEFITPHYIRVTLQGDGAAEFAACTIGANNKIFIPPAGTKDVVFPVFDAEKGAWINPADNEKPIVRTYTHRGIDVANKEIMIDFVNHGDNGPASSWALHAQEGDALGVAMKLRKNPLYPAAEWYFLIGDATAIPVLASILESLPAEAKGHCILEVSSPTDIQPQLGHPGFTIQWIFNGHPESGSSLAEEVLKVSIPDEGSHFAYVACEYSSVKALRTYFREELNWSNQELYAFSYWKAGVAEDQSAQDRRQEKEQ; this is translated from the coding sequence ATGGAACAGACAGCTATAGCAAGACATATATTCCATGTCAGTAAAAAAGAATTTATAACACCTCATTATATACGGGTTACTCTTCAGGGAGACGGTGCTGCAGAATTTGCGGCATGTACTATCGGAGCTAATAATAAGATTTTTATACCTCCGGCAGGAACCAAAGACGTTGTTTTCCCTGTATTCGATGCTGAAAAGGGAGCCTGGATAAATCCTGCAGACAATGAAAAGCCTATTGTCAGAACGTATACACATCGGGGTATAGATGTAGCGAATAAAGAGATCATGATTGATTTTGTAAACCATGGTGATAATGGTCCCGCTTCTTCGTGGGCTCTTCATGCGCAGGAAGGAGATGCTTTGGGCGTAGCGATGAAACTTCGAAAAAATCCGTTATATCCTGCCGCGGAATGGTATTTTTTGATCGGAGATGCTACAGCCATCCCGGTACTGGCCAGTATTCTCGAAAGTTTACCAGCAGAAGCAAAAGGACATTGCATTCTGGAAGTCTCTTCTCCTACAGATATACAACCTCAACTCGGACACCCCGGATTTACTATCCAATGGATCTTCAACGGGCATCCTGAATCCGGAAGCAGTTTGGCGGAAGAAGTGCTGAAAGTATCTATACCTGACGAAGGTTCACACTTTGCATATGTAGCCTGTGAATACAGCTCCGTCAAGGCATTGCGCACCTATTTCCGTGAAGAACTGAACTGGAGCAATCAGGAACTTTATGCATTTTCGTACTGGAAGGCCGGTGTAGCGGAAGATCAGTCTGCACAGGACCGCAGACAGGAAAAAGAACAGTAA
- a CDS encoding siderophore ABC transporter substrate-binding protein encodes MNKLIKNISCIILLAVAASCNSTKKNDGAATDSITVEHKLGKAQVVTSPSRIVVFDIGALETLDQLGIPVAGVPKDNIPDHLIKYKNEEAIANVGSVKEPNYEKINALNPDLILISSRQEKFYDELNKIAPTVFVGVDDKDYMASFRKNTLLIGQLVGKEAEAKTKLDAIDEKLKAARGQLKGDDHKALIILHNNGRFSAYGKGSRFGFIHDVLGVKPAQEQLEVAIHGQKISNEFIAETNPDYLFIIDRNAVVAGKAGNKSEIENKLIQQTNAYKNGKLIYLNPQIWYLSGGGITSTDMMIDEIIKALK; translated from the coding sequence ATGAACAAACTGATCAAAAATATAAGTTGTATTATACTTCTGGCTGTAGCAGCCAGCTGCAACAGTACTAAGAAAAATGACGGGGCAGCTACTGACTCCATCACTGTAGAACATAAACTCGGTAAAGCTCAGGTCGTCACTTCCCCCTCCCGGATTGTAGTATTTGATATCGGCGCATTAGAAACACTGGATCAACTGGGCATTCCTGTAGCCGGTGTTCCAAAAGATAATATACCGGACCATCTTATCAAATACAAAAATGAGGAAGCAATAGCCAATGTGGGATCTGTGAAAGAACCCAACTACGAGAAAATCAATGCACTGAATCCGGATCTCATCCTGATTTCCAGCCGACAGGAAAAGTTTTATGATGAATTGAATAAGATAGCTCCTACTGTTTTTGTCGGTGTAGATGATAAAGACTACATGGCATCTTTCCGCAAAAATACACTTCTGATCGGGCAACTGGTTGGAAAGGAGGCAGAAGCCAAAACTAAACTGGATGCTATTGATGAAAAATTAAAAGCGGCTCGGGGTCAGCTAAAAGGAGATGATCACAAGGCTTTGATTATCCTGCACAACAATGGTCGTTTCAGTGCTTACGGTAAAGGATCCCGTTTTGGTTTTATCCATGATGTACTTGGTGTAAAGCCGGCTCAGGAGCAACTGGAAGTGGCTATACATGGTCAAAAGATTTCCAATGAATTTATAGCGGAGACTAATCCTGATTATCTTTTTATCATAGACCGTAATGCAGTGGTTGCCGGTAAAGCCGGTAATAAAAGTGAAATTGAAAATAAACTGATCCAACAAACAAATGCCTACAAAAACGGCAAACTTATCTATCTCAATCCACAAATCTGGTATCTTTCAGGAGGTGGTATTACCTCTACGGATATGATGATAGACGAAATCATAAAAGCATTAAAATAA